DNA from Nocardioides seonyuensis:
TGAAACCCCGACGCCAGTTGGGGTGGAGTCAACGTTGAAATACCACTCTGGTCGTACTAGATGTCTAACCTAGGTCCGTTATCCGGATCAGGGACAGTGCCTGATGGGTAGTTTAACTGGGGCGGTTGCCTCCTAAAATGTAACGGAGGCGCTCAAAGGTTCCCTCAGCCTGGTTGGCAATCAGGTGTTGAGTGTAAGTGCACAAGGGAGCTTGACTGTGAGACAGACATGTCGAGCAGGGACGAAAGTCGGAACTAGTGATCCGGCCACGGCATGTGGAAGCGTGGTCGCTCAACGGATAAAAGGTACCCCGGGGATAACAGGCTGATCTTCCCCAAGAGTCCATATCGACGGGATGGTTTGGCACCTCGATGTCGGCTCGTCGCATCCTGGGGCTGGAGTAGGTCCCAAGGGTTGGGCTGTTCGCCCATTAAAGCGGCACGCGAGCTGGGTTTAGAACGTCGTGAGACAGTTCGGTCCCTATCCGCCGCGCGCGCAGGAAACTTGAGAAAGGCTGTCCCTAGTACGAGAGGACCGGGATGGACGAACCTCTGGTGTGCCAGTTGTCCCGCCAGGGGCACGGCTGGTTGGCTACGTTCGGAAGTGATAACCGCTGAATGCATCTAAGCGGGAAGCACGTTTCAAGATGAGGTTTCCCACCAGGTAGCTGGGTAAGGCCCCCCACAGAACATGGGGTTGATAGGCCGGAGGTGTACAGCAGCAATGCCAAGCCGACCGGTACTAATAGGCCGAGGGCTTGTCCCAACCACGTACACAACACCACCAAACAAGCCCAGACACACCCAAGCAACACCACAGTCATGCACGCCCGCGTCCACTACGCAGTTCCCAACCAACACACCCACCATGTGTGTGAAGGGTTGACAAAGTTACGGCGGCCATAGCGAAAGGGAAACACCCGGTCCCATACCGAACCCGGAAGTTAAGCCTTTCAGCGCCGATGGTACTGCAACCGAGAGGTTGTGGGAGAGTAGGACGCCGCCGGACATAAACTACGCAGAAGCGGGACCCCTCGGGGTCCCGCTTCTTGCATTTCACCGTCGTGTGCAAGGGGCGCTATCCCTGCATCGCCGTCCACAAAGTGTTCACAGCAGCTCCCGCTCGTGGCGTTTCCACAGGGAGCCGGCGTGGAGCGGCAATTTGTCGGGGGCAACCGGCAGCGTGTATCTCCACTGAGGAGGTGAGGTGCGATGCCGGTTCGCACACCCAAGGAGAAGCAGCCCAGGACAGGGACACCCGGGCTGGAGGACGCCGTCGCGGCGGTCAATGACGTGCGCCTGGTCGGACGGGTCGCCGAAGAGCCCGTGACACGGACGTTGCCGAGCGGGGACAGGTTGGTGTCGTTCCGCCTCGTGGTCGACCGTGCGCCCGGCGGCAGGTCCAGACAGTCGGTGGACGCGCTCGAGTGCGTGGCGTGGACCGCCCGTGTTCAGCGCAGCGTCCTCAAGTGGCAGACGGGCGACGTGGTCGAGGTGTCCGGGGCGATCAGACGACGGTTCTTCCGAGGGGTCGGCGGGGCCGCGTCGCGGGTGGAGGTCGAGGTCGTGTCGGCGAAGGTCAGGCGTCGGGCACGTGCCGCATGATGACCCCGAGGCTCGGCTTCGGCTGGAAGGAGGTCGCCTTCTCCGGAAGGAGACGGCCAGAAGACACGACGTCGCGAATCTGTGTGAAGTCGGCGCTGGGCAGCAGAGCGCCCACGGCGTGGGACCCGAGCGAGGCAAGTACGTCTGTGACGGTGTGGTGGTATGCGAGTCGCGGGGCGTGGGGGAGGGCGGGGATGAGGGTGTCGTGCAGCCACTCCACGAGAGGGTCCGCGCCGCGCACCTCGGGAGTGATGGTCCTCCACCGGGCACCATCGGTGCACACAAGAGTGCCGGGGGCGAGCGTGTTCAGCGCGTCCGCGCGCGGGTGCGCTGTGATGACCGCCCCCAGCTCGTCGGCCACGGACGTGATGGTGTCGAGGTCGAGGTCCGAGAGGGACCGGTGGATGGGGCCGAGGAAGAACGGCGTGTCCGACTGGTCGACGACCATGGCGAGGCCCGCGTCCCAGGCAGTGCCCGGATGCTTGGCCTGCAGGGCGAGGTAGGCCGCGTAGCGGTGGTGGCCATCGGCGATGAGGCATCGTGTCTCGGCCAGGCCCCGGGTGATCTGGTCGAGGGCCTTCTCGTCGCGGACGGCCCAGAGGCGCTGGTGCTGGCCCCCGTGGTCCTCGAAGCTCCACGTCGGGGGAGTCGCCGACGTCTGCTGGATCACCTCACGCACGTCCGCGTCGCCGTCGTGGACGAGGAGGATCGGGGCGGGGTTCAGGTGCATCTCCTCCATCCGCGCGGCCAGGTCGGCGGCCTGCTCGGGATGGACTGCCTCGTGGGGCCACACCGCCCTGTCGCGCATGTCGGCTGCTCGCGCAGACACGTCCAGCGCGCCCACCAAGCCCCTGATCGTGACCCCGCCCGCGGAGTACTCGTGCAGGTAGATCGCCGGCCCGGTGTCACGCAGCGCCCAGCCGCGCTCGATCCAGGTCGCCAGCCGCCCGGCGACGTCACGGTATGGTCGCGCCAGGGCTCGAGCAGACGAGGGATCCCCAACCCTGGCGGGCGCAAGCATCGACGCACGGAAGGGCTCGAGCCGGAGAGGCTTCGCCACGTACGGCGGCACGACCGTGGCCAAGTCCATCGCAGCATCGTAGGGGCCGGCAGAGGAGCGAACGGGTAAGGGGTGGCCATGCTGCAGGAGAGCCCGGGCGTCTTGCTGGAGGCGCACGACCTGGTGATGTTCGACCTCGACGGCGTCGTCTATGTCGGTGGCCAGGCCGTGGCCGGGGCGCCGCAACGCATCGAACGCGCTCGCGCCGGCGGCCGCCACGTCGCGTTCGTGACGAACAACGCCTCACGCACCCCCGACGAGGTGGCGGTGAAGCTGGCAGGGGTGGGGGTGGCGGCCGACCCCTCCGACGTGGTGACGTCGGCGCAGGCCGCTGCCCGCCTCCTCCGTAAGCAGCACGGCACCGGTGCCAGGGTCGTCCTGCTCGGCGGGAAGGGTCTCGAGGCCGCACTCGTGGACGAGGGCCTGGAGCCGGTGTCCCCGAGTGCTGGTGACTCGGCGGTCGCCGTGGTGAGCGGCTACGGCAAGGACGTCCGGTGGCGCGAGATCATGCGGGCCGCCGTACTCGTGAGGGACGGTCTTCCCTACGTGGCGAGCAACGCTGACCTCACCATCCCCACCGCCTACGGGCTGGCACCGGGGCACGGCGTGCTGGTGCGGACCATCAGCGAGTTCGCGGGCGTGGCCCCGACCGTGGCGGGCAAGCCCGAGCGGCCGTTGATGGAGGAGACCATCCGCCGCGTGGGCGGCTCGACGCCGCTCATGGTCGGCGACCGGCTCGACACCGATATCGAGGGCGCGCACTCGGTCGGCGTCCCGTCCATCCTGGTGCTCACCGGGGTGACGTGGCTCGAGGAGCTCGTCTCAGCTCCTCCCGAGATGCGCCCGAGCTACATCTCGCCTGACCTGGAGGGCCTGTTCGAGGCACACCCGGTTCCCGAGACCGTCGGAGGGGGAGCCCGACTCGGGGGGTGGCAGGCGGACGTGGTCGACGGTCGCCTCGAGGTCCGCGGTGAGGGTGAGGTCGCCGACTGGTGGCGGGTCACGGCGACGGCGTGCTGGTCACACCTCGACCGCACCGGCGGCCCTGCGGACGTGTCCGACGTCGTACCGCCCGGCCCTGACCGGACCACCCTCTCCGAGTAGGCTTCCTGCCATGGACGAGCAGCAGGGTTCCGCCCACTCCGACGGGCTCGCGTTCGAGCCGACCGGCGTGGTCGAGGTGGACCAGGTCCTGGAGCAGATCGACAGGCTCGGCGACGTGCCGGTGGCCGAGCACGTGGGCGCCTTCGAGCGCGCCCAGGAGCAGCTGCGGCGCGCTCTCGACGCCCCACAGGAGCCCTGAGCCGAAGTGGCGCCCCGGCGACTGCGCCTCGATGCAGAGCTCGTCCGGCGAGGCCTGGCCAGGTCGCGCGAGCACGCCAGCGACCTGATTGCCGAGGGCCGGGTGCGGGTTGCCGGTGTCGTGGCGACCAAGCCAGCCACGGGGGTCACGACCGACGTGGCCCTGGTCGTGAAGGCAGACCCGGAGCGTGAGGACTACGTCTCGCGTGGCGGCCACAAGCTCGCCGGTGCGCTCGACGCGTTCTCCGGTCACGGGTTGACCGTGTCGGGCAAGCGCTGCCTCGACGCGGGGGCGTCCACCGGCGGCTTCACCGACGTGCTCCTCCGTCGATGTGCGCGTGAGGTGGTCGCAGTGGACGTGGGCTACGGGCAGCTCGCCTGGTCCTTGCGCAGCGACCCGCGGGTGACGGTCCACGACCGCACCAACGTCCGGGAGCTGACCCTCGAGACGGTCGGAGGTCCCGTCGACCTGGTTGTCGGAGACCTCTCGTTCATCTCCCTGGAGCTCGTGCTCGACGCGCTGCTTGCCGTGACGAGCGGCGACGGCGAGCTGGCACTGATGGTCAAGCCGCAGTTCGAGGTGGGCAAGGACCGAGTGGGCAAGGGTGGCGTCGTACGCGACCTCGGCCTGCGCGTCGAGGCGGTCGCGGGCATCGCTGCAGCCGCCGCCGATCGCGGGTGGGGAGCAGTGGCTGTGACCGTGAGCCCGCTGCCGGGCCCCTCCGGCAACGTGGAGTTCTTCCTCCTCCTGCGCCACGGCGCACCGTCGATCGGCGAGGACGACATCCGTGCCGAGGTCGAGCGCAATGCCGCGCTCGGTGCCGGCGCGGGTGAGAGGGTGGAGCGATGAGCGAGAGCAGCGGACCGCGTCGGGTGCTCGTCCTGACGCACACCGGCCGTGAGGCGGCCCGTGAGGTCGGGCGCGCGTGCATCAAGTCGCTCACCGCCCACGGGATCGGGGTTCGCCTCCTCGCGGAGGAGGCCCGCGACCTGGGTCTCGACACCGGCTCGCTGGACCCGCTCGTCGAGACGGTGGACCCGCACGACCAGCCCGGCGCCGACTGCGAGCTCGTCCTCGTGATCGGAGGCGACGGATCGATCCTGCGCGCCGCCGAGCTGACGCACGACACCAGCACGCCGCTGCTCGGTGTCAACCTCGGTCATGTCGGGTTCCTGGCCGAGGCCGAGGAGGACGCCGTCGAGGCGACCATCGCGGCCATCGTGGAACGTCGCTACGTCATCGAGGAGCGCCTCACGCTCGACGTGACGGTGATGCTCGGCAAACAGGTCGTCGCGACGACCTTCGCCCTCAACGAGGCGAGCGTCGAGAAGGCGGCGCGCGAGCGGATGCTCCAGGTCGTCGTCGAGATCGACGGCCGACCGCTGTCACGGTGGGGCTGCGACGGCGTCGTGTGTGCCACCCCGACCGGCTCGACCGCCTACAACTTCAGCGCTGGGGGGCCGATCGTGTGGCCCTCTGTCGAAGCACTGCTGATGGTCCCGTTGAGCGCCCACGCGCTGTTCGCGCGTCCGATGGTGATCGCGCCCTCGTCGGTCCTCGCCGTGGAAGTGATTCCCGGCACCGACGGCGCCGGGGTCCTGTGGTGCGACGGCCGACGCACCGTGGACCTCCCGCCGGGGGCGCGCATCGAGGTACGACGCGGAGCCCACCCGGTTCGGCTGGTGCGGCTCCACCAGGCGCCGTTCACCGACCGACTGGTCGCGAAGTTCGACCTGTCTGTCGAAGGGTGGCGCGGAGCGGCCGAGCGCCGGCGCCGCGAGGGTGGCGAAGCCGATGCTTGAGGAGCTGCGGATCAGCTCGCTCGGGGTCATCGACTCCTCGACCCTCGAGCTCGGCCCCGGGCTGACGGTCATCACGGGCGAGACCGGTGCGGGCAAGACCATGGTCGTGACCGCCCTCGGCATGCTGCTGGGGAACCGCGCAGACTCGGGCGCGGTGCGCAGCGGGGCGAAGCACGCACGCGTCGAGGGGGTCATCGAGGCCAGCGGCCTCCCCGACCTCCTCGCCTCCGTCGAGGAGGCCGGCGGCGACCACGAGGACGGACGGGTCGTCCTGGCCCGCAACGTCGCCGCCGAGGGACGCTCCCGTGCCTGGGTCGGGGGAGCCGCAGTGCCGGTCTCCGTCCTGGCGGGTGTCGCCGAGCCCCTCGTGGCCGTCCACGGCCAGTCCGACCAGCACCGGCTGCTGCGCCCCCAGGCTCAGCGGGAGGCCCTCGACCGGTTCGGTGGCCCCGAGGTCGCGCGCCTCCTCGCCACCTACGCAGACGGGCACGACCGTCTCGTGGAGCTGGAGGATCGTCTCCACCAGGTGGTCACCAGCGCACAGGAGCGGGCCCAGGAGGCTGACCGGCTGCGCTTCGGACTGTCCGAGATCGAGGCTGTGGCGCCGGAGCCGGGGGAGGACCACTCACTCGCGGCCGAGGAGGCCAGGCTGGGCTTCGCAGACACACTGCGATCAGCCGCCGAGCTGGCGCGTCAGGCGCTCAACAGCGAGCAGGGCGACCCCGATGCCCTCGCGACGGCGTCCGCGGCCCGGGCCGCCCTCGACGACGTGAGGGAGCACGACAACCAGGCTGCGGAGCTGGCCGATCGGCTGGCCGAGCTCACCTACCTGCTGTCCGACGTCGCGGCCGACGTGGCGTCCTACGCCGCCGGCCTCGAGTCCGACCCCAGCCGTCTGGCCGCCGTGAGCGAGAGGCGTGCCGCGCTGACCGCCTTGACCCGGAAGTACGGCGCCACGATCGACGAGGTGCTGGCCTGGGGCGAGGACGCTGCCGCGCGGCTCACCGACCTTGACTCCACCGACGAGCAGATCGAGGCGTTGGAGGTCCAGAGGAAGGAGCTGCGCCGCGAGCTCGCCGCCGCAGCCAGCCGGCTGAGCGAGGCCAGGCGCGCCGCAGCGGCCAGGCTCGAGTCAGTGGTCACCGAGGAGCTCACCCACCTCGCCATGCCACACGCCACCGTCGTCGTCAGGGTCGGCCAGCAGGAGATCGAGGAGCCCGAGCGGCTCACCGCTCACGCCCTCGAGGTCGGCGGGCGCTGGGTCCGGGCGGGCTCGCACGGCACGGACGAGGTGGAGCTCCTGCTCGCAGCCAACACCGGTGCTGACGCGCGACCCCTGCACAAGGGCGCCTCGGGCGGCGAGCTCTCGCGGGTCATGCTCGCGGTCGAGGTCGCGCTCGCCGGAACGAGCCCGGTCCCGATCTTCGTGTTCGACGAGGTCGATGCCGGTGTCGGGGGCAAGGCAGCCATCGAGATCGGTCGGCGGCTGGCCCGGCTGGCTCGTGACGCGCAGGTGCTGGTCGTGACGCACCTGCCCCAGGTCGCGGCCTACGGCGATCGCCACGTCGTGGTGCACAAGTCCAGCGACGGGTCAGTGACGACCTCCGGGCTGGTCACCCTCGATGCCTCCGAGCGCGAACGCGAGCTCTCGCGGATGCTGGCGGGGCTCGAGGAGTCGAGCAGTGCGCTCGCCCACGCGCGCGAGCTGCTCGACACCGCCGCGCCCGAACGGGCGTGCCTGCACGAAGCGGGCCGAACCGGCTGAGAACATGGCGCGGATGAAGTTCGCCGTCCGCTCCCGTCCAGCCCCCGCCCTCCCGGGCGTGCAGGGGCCAGCCCGTGTCGACCGTCGTACGGCCGCGCTCCTCACCCGGGTGCGGTCAGGGGACGTCGCCGTCTGCGACCACGTCGACCTCGACCGCGCCACCGCACAGGCCCTCGTCGACGCAGGAGTCGTCGGAGTGGTCAACGCCGGGCCGCTGATCTCGGGTCGCTACCCCAACCTGGGCCCCCAGGTGCTCGTCGACGCCGGGGTGAGCGTGATCGACCAGGCGGGAGCGGAGCTGCTCGCGCGGCTCAAGGACGGCGCGCCCGTCCGGTTGGACGAGGGCGTGGTCTACTCCGGCGAGGACCAGATCGCCACCGGACGACACCTCGACGCGACGCTCGTCGGGACCGAGATGGCCAGCGCCCGCCGCGGCCTCGCCGCGCAGCTCGACAGCTTCACCCACAACAGCACCGAGTTCCTCCGCCGCGAGCAGGACCTGCTCCTCCACGGCCACGGGCTCCCGCAGACCAGCACCTCGATGGCCGGCCGGCCGGTCGTGGTCGTCGTACGCTCCCACGACTGGGAGGGCGAGCTGCGAGGCATCAAGCCGTTCATCCGCGAGCAGGACCCGGTCCTGGTCGGCGTCGACGGCGGTGCGGACGCCCTGGCGGCCGCCGGGCACCGGCCGGACGTGGTCGTCATCTCGGCGGGGGCGGAGCCGCCGTCCGCGCAGGTCCTGCGACGGGCGCGAGACGTGGTGGTCCTCGTCGAGCGCGGAGCGGGCCGCGCGGTCACCGAGCCGCTGGAGCGCATGAACCTGCGTCCCGCCCGCTTCGAGACCAGTGCCACCGGCGAGGACGCCGCACTCCTGATGGCGGCCGGCGCAGAGGCTCGCCTGATCGTCGGAGTCGGGATGCACGCGACGCTGGACGAGTTCCTCGACCGTGGCCGCAGCGGCCTGGCCAGCACGTTCCTCACCAGGCTCAAGGTCGGTCCGACGCTGGTCGATGCCGCGGCGATTCCCACGCTCTACGACGGAGCGGTGCGTCCGCGTCACCTGCTCGGTGTCACGCTGGCCGGGCTCCTGGCCCTGGCCGCCGCCGTCGGCATCACGCCCGTCGGCCAGGAGTGGGTCGCAGACCTCGAGCCCACCGTGTCCACCGCCGTCGAGAACCTCCGAGGACTTCTCCCGTGATCACCTTGCGCCACCACGTCATCACCGTCGTCTCCGTCTTCCTGGCCCTCGCGGTCGGAGTCGTCCTGGGCAGCGGCCCGCTCTCCGAGGTCGCGGACCGCACCGACCCCGCTGCGGCCCCGCTGGGAGACGACCCGGCGACGGGTGCGGGCTCGACCTTCCCCGACGGCTTCGTCGCGGCAGTGGCACCGACCCTGGTCGCCGACCGGCTCAAGGGGCAGGAGGTCGCGGTGGTGACAGTGCCGGGGGCCGACGAGCAGGTGGTGACGGCCCTGGTGGAGCAGGTCTCCGCGGCCGGAGGAAGCGTCACCGCCCGCTACGCGTTGAGCGAGGCGATGCTCGATCCCAGCCAGAAGTCGCTCGTGGACACCTTGGGCAGCCAGCTGATGACACAGCTGGGAGACTCCGTGTCCGCGGACGCCTCGACCTACGACCGCATGGGGCAGCTCCTCGGGCTCACCGTCGGCACCACTTCCGAGGACGCGGAGTCCAGCACGCGCAAGGCGCGCTCGGTCGCCGAGGCCGTCGCGGGCGCGGGGCTCATGGCTCCCGTCGCCGATGACCCTCAGCGGGCCCCCCTCGTCCTCTTCGTCCTCGGTGCCGACACCCGGGACGAGAGCGTGGACGCCATCCTCTCGGGACTTCTCGGAGGGCTCTCCCGCGGCGTCAAGGGCGTGGTCGCTGCCGGGTCCGCCGCTGACGGGGGAGAGGGCCAGCTGGGCCGCTTCCGGGCCGACCCCGCCGCGGCATCGGTGGCCACGGTCGACGGGACCGAGACGATGGCCGGAAAGATCGCCACCGTCATGGCGCTCGCACGCTCGACGCAGACAGCAGGCGGGTCGTTCGGTGCGTCGGGTGCCGACGGGCCGGCCCCTCTCGGGTAGGCTAGAACCCCGTGAGGAACCCGACGCCGACCAAGCACGTATTCGTGACCGGGGGCGTCGCCTCCTCCCTCGGCAAGGGGCTCACCGCCTCCAGCCTGGGCAGCCTGCTGAAGTCACGCGGTCTCCGCGTCACGATGCAGAAGCTCGACCCCTACCTCAACGTCGATCCCGGGACCATGAACCCGTTTCAGCACGGCGAGGTCTTCGTGACCAACGACGGTGCCGAGACCGATCTCGACATCGGCCACTACGAGCGGTTCCTCGACACCGACCTGAACGGCATCGCCAACGTCACGACGGGTCAGGTCTACTCGAGCGTGATCGCCAAGGAGCGGCGCGGCGACTACCTCGGTGACACCGTGCAGGTGATCCCGCACATCACCAACGAGATCAAGGACCGCATCCTCGCGATGGGTGGGGCCGACATCGACGTGGTGATCACCGAGATCGGGGGAACGGTCGGCGACATCGAGTCGCTCCCCTTCCTCGAGGCGGCCCGCCAGACGCGCCACGACATCGGCCGCGACAACTGCTTCTTCATCCACGTCTCGCTCGTGCCCTACATCGGTCCCTCCGGCGAGCTCAAGACCAAGCCCACCCAGCACTCCGTGGCGGCGCTGCGGTCCATCGGCATCCAACCCGATGCGGTGGTCTGCCGAGCCGACCGCGAGCTGCCCGAGAGCATCAAGCGCAAGATCTCCCTGATGTGCGACGTCGACGAGGAGGCCGTCGTCACCGCGGCCGACGCACCCTCGATCTACGACATCCCGAAGGTCCTCCACCGCGAGGGCCTCGACGCCTACGTCGTACGACGACTGGACCTGCCCTTCCGGGACGTGGACTGGACCGTGTGGGACGACCTGCTCCGCCGGGTGCACCACCCCCAGGAGGACGTCACCGTCGCCCTGGTGGGCAAGTACGTCGACCTGCCCGACGCCTACCTCTCGGTCGCGGAGGCATTGCGCGCAGGTGGTTTCGCACACGAGGCGAAGGTGCATCTGCGCTGGGTGGCCTCGGACGAGTGCGAGACACCCCAGGGGGCCGCGAAGCTGCTGCACGACGTGGACGCTGTCTGCGTCCCGGGCGGATTCGGCGTGCGTGGCATCGAGGGCAAGCTCGGGGCCCTGACCTACGCGCGGACCCACGCCATCCCCACCCTGGGTCTGTGCCTGGGGCTGCAGTGCATGGTCATCGAGTACGCACGCAACGTCGCGGGCCTCGACAAGGCCGGGTCCACCGAGTTCGACCCGGGCACGCTCGAGCCGGTCATCTCGACCATCGAGGAGCAGAAGCAGTACGTCGACGGTGCCGGTGACCTGGGAGGCACGATGCGCCTGGGCCTCCAGCCGGCGGACCTGGTGCCTGGATCGGTGGTGGCGATGGCCTACGGCGCGGAGCACGTCGAGGAGCGCCACCGCCACCGCTACGAGTTCAACGACGCCTACCGGGGCGTGCTGGAGGAGGCGGGCCTCGTCTTCTCCGGGGTCAACCCCGACCTGGGCCTGGTGGAGTTCGTGGAGCTCCCGGCCGAGGTGCACCCCTACTACGTGGCGACGCAGGCGCACCCCGAGCTCAAGTCACGCCCGACACAACCCCACCCGCTCTTCGCCGGCCTGGTGGGTGCTGCGATCGAGCGTCAGCGCGAGCTGCGGATCCCCATCGACGAGGCCGCGCTGAGGCGCGTCGACGACGAGGTCGCAGAGGTCTGACGACGGGCGGTCATCGCCAGGTCACAGCTTGCGGGCCGCGAGGATGCGGTCGAGCACGAAGCCGTTGGCCTTGAGCTGGTTGCGCGCGTAGGCACTGAGCGAAGCATCCTCCGACGCGGCCTCCGCGGCCGCGAGGAACTCCGCGTCCCCGGCTCCGAGGGGATACATCGCCCGGATGGTGAGGCCCTGGTTGAGCAGACCGCCCTTGAGGGTGTGCAGCTCTTCGAGGTAGCGCAGGGTGAAGGGCTTGAGCAGCTCGGCCTGCCCGGGCCGCCAGAAGGTGGCGCCCAGCACGAGCGTCTCCCGGCTGGCGGGAACCGAGTAGTCCACGAAGAATGCCCTCCAGACCTCCTCCTTGGCCTCGACGTCCGGGCGCGCGGCCAGGACCGCGAGCCGGCGCATGTGGGCGTCGGGATCCGGGTCGGACTCCAGCAGGCGGGTGACGGCAGCTTCGTCGTACTGTCCCAGCTCTGCGCGCCGGGCATGCATCCGCCAGGCCAGGTCGTTGTCGCTGGACCCGGCAACTGCCTCCTCGAGGACGGCCCAATGCTTCTCGCTCGACGCGGCACTGGCCAGCGCTCGCAGTGCCGGCTGGCGCTGGTCGGGCCTGTCGACCACCTCGAGGACAGCGTCGGCGAAGTCGCTGAGCAACCCGGGTGCCTCGCCGGCCGGCGCCCAGCGGTCGGCGACACCGATGGCCTGGGAGAGGAACGGCTCCACCAGGGCCGGGCTCGTCTCGGCAGCGATGGCTCGGGTCAGCGCGCCGGCGACCTCGCGCGGCGCCACCTCGCCGAGCAGGAGCAGCTGGCCGGCCGTCGCAGCGACGAGCGCACGGTCGAGCGGGTCGGTGAAGTCGGCGATGTGCACGAGCATCAGACGCCGGGACGACTCGTCGGGGCGGACTGCGGCGAACGTGAGGTCGCCCGCGTTCACCAGGACCAGGTCTCCCTCGGGTGCAGCCACCGGGGTGCGTGCGCCTGACACCTCCACGTGCTGGCGACCGGTCTCGGTGAGCTGTCCCTCTGCGACGGTGTAGCCCGCCAGCGCGAGGCGGTGCGGACGGGGCTCCTGGCCCGGGGGCGCGTCTGCGACCAGGTCGGTCCCTTCCAGGGCAAGCACGTCAGGCCCGGCCTGGTCCAGCCACGCGGTGGTCCACGCGGACAGGTCGCGTCCGGAGGAGCGCTCGTAGCACTCCATCAGGTCAGCCAGGCGGGTGTTGGAGTAGGCGTAGCGGGAGAAGTAGTCGCGCAGGCCCTCGACGAAGGCGTCCTCCCCGATGTAGGCCACCAGCTGGTGGAGGACGCTCTGCCCCTTGACGTAGGTGATCGCGTCGAAGTTGGCCATCGCGCCGCTGACGTCAGCCACCTCGCTGCGGATGGGATGGCGCGCCGGGCTCATGTCCATCTCGTAGGCCGTGCGCTTCATGGCTGCGAGGAACTCCGCCCACTGGTCGGAGAACTCCGTGGCCCGAGCCAGTCCCCAGTTGGCCGCCCAGGAGGCGAACGCCTCGTTGAGCCACAGGTCGTCCCACCAGGTCATCGTGACCAGGTCGCCGAACCACATGTGGGCCATCTCGTGGAGCACGAACTCTGCGCGCGTCGACCGCTGCGCGTGCGTCGGGGGAGTGCGGAACAGCTGGCCGTCGCCGTAGGTGACGCACCCCCAGTTCTCCATCGCCCCGCCCAGGTTCGGCACGAACACCTGGTCGTAGCGCTCCTGCGGGAAGGGCACACCGAACCGCTCGCCGAAGAAGGCGAGGCCCTGTCGGGTCAGGGTGACGAGCTCGTCGAGGTCACGCTCGAGGTGGGGCACCAACGACTGCCGGCAGTAGAAGCCGAGGTCGTGGCCGTCGTGCTGGACACGCACCTCGTGGAAGGGGCCTGCATTGACCACCACGACGTACGTCGACAGGGGCGGCGTCGGCGGGTAGGTCCAGACCCGGGACTCGCCGCTCGGCTCGACCGACTCGGGAGCACTGTTGGAGGTGACGAGCCACGACTCGGGGGCCGTGACGGTGAAGGCGTGCGGCGCCTTGAGGTCGGGTTGGTCGAAGCAGGCCCACAGCCGGCGTGCCTCGTCGGGCTCCAGGCTCGTCCAGACGTAGACGAGCTTGTCCGTGGGATCGACGGTGCGCAGGATGCCCTCACCCGAGGCGGTGTTGGTCGTGCTGGCCTCCACCACCAGGACGTTCTCGGCGGCCAGGTCGGTCACGAGGATGCGTCCGTCGGCGATGGAGCCGGCGTCCAGCTCGGTGCCGTTGAGGGTCGCCCGCTCCACGTCGGCGACACAGTCGACGAAGGTGGCCGCGCCCGGCTCCCGGCAGGTGAAGGAGATGGTGCTGACCGAGGAGAACCGCGAGCCCTCGAGGAGCCCGGTGAGGTCGACCGCGATGTCGTACCGCTGGACCGAGACCAGTGAGGACCTCTGGGCGGCTTCTTCCCGAGTCAGGCTGCGCAACGTCATGGGGCGACGTTACTCATCGCGTCGGGCCGACTAACGTCGAGGTCATGGCAGACGCACCCCTCGCCGACCGGCCGGCCTCGTGGCCCGTCTCGTCGAGTCGCGACATCCACCGTGACGACTGGGTCGTCGCACT
Protein-coding regions in this window:
- a CDS encoding single-stranded DNA-binding protein, with the translated sequence MPVRTPKEKQPRTGTPGLEDAVAAVNDVRLVGRVAEEPVTRTLPSGDRLVSFRLVVDRAPGGRSRQSVDALECVAWTARVQRSVLKWQTGDVVEVSGAIRRRFFRGVGGAASRVEVEVVSAKVRRRARAA
- a CDS encoding DUF1015 family protein, whose translation is MDLATVVPPYVAKPLRLEPFRASMLAPARVGDPSSARALARPYRDVAGRLATWIERGWALRDTGPAIYLHEYSAGGVTIRGLVGALDVSARAADMRDRAVWPHEAVHPEQAADLAARMEEMHLNPAPILLVHDGDADVREVIQQTSATPPTWSFEDHGGQHQRLWAVRDEKALDQITRGLAETRCLIADGHHRYAAYLALQAKHPGTAWDAGLAMVVDQSDTPFFLGPIHRSLSDLDLDTITSVADELGAVITAHPRADALNTLAPGTLVCTDGARWRTITPEVRGADPLVEWLHDTLIPALPHAPRLAYHHTVTDVLASLGSHAVGALLPSADFTQIRDVVSSGRLLPEKATSFQPKPSLGVIMRHVPDA
- a CDS encoding HAD-IIA family hydrolase, which translates into the protein MLQESPGVLLEAHDLVMFDLDGVVYVGGQAVAGAPQRIERARAGGRHVAFVTNNASRTPDEVAVKLAGVGVAADPSDVVTSAQAAARLLRKQHGTGARVVLLGGKGLEAALVDEGLEPVSPSAGDSAVAVVSGYGKDVRWREIMRAAVLVRDGLPYVASNADLTIPTAYGLAPGHGVLVRTISEFAGVAPTVAGKPERPLMEETIRRVGGSTPLMVGDRLDTDIEGAHSVGVPSILVLTGVTWLEELVSAPPEMRPSYISPDLEGLFEAHPVPETVGGGARLGGWQADVVDGRLEVRGEGEVADWWRVTATACWSHLDRTGGPADVSDVVPPGPDRTTLSE
- a CDS encoding TlyA family RNA methyltransferase; translation: MAPRRLRLDAELVRRGLARSREHASDLIAEGRVRVAGVVATKPATGVTTDVALVVKADPEREDYVSRGGHKLAGALDAFSGHGLTVSGKRCLDAGASTGGFTDVLLRRCAREVVAVDVGYGQLAWSLRSDPRVTVHDRTNVRELTLETVGGPVDLVVGDLSFISLELVLDALLAVTSGDGELALMVKPQFEVGKDRVGKGGVVRDLGLRVEAVAGIAAAAADRGWGAVAVTVSPLPGPSGNVEFFLLLRHGAPSIGEDDIRAEVERNAALGAGAGERVER
- a CDS encoding NAD kinase; its protein translation is MSESSGPRRVLVLTHTGREAAREVGRACIKSLTAHGIGVRLLAEEARDLGLDTGSLDPLVETVDPHDQPGADCELVLVIGGDGSILRAAELTHDTSTPLLGVNLGHVGFLAEAEEDAVEATIAAIVERRYVIEERLTLDVTVMLGKQVVATTFALNEASVEKAARERMLQVVVEIDGRPLSRWGCDGVVCATPTGSTAYNFSAGGPIVWPSVEALLMVPLSAHALFARPMVIAPSSVLAVEVIPGTDGAGVLWCDGRRTVDLPPGARIEVRRGAHPVRLVRLHQAPFTDRLVAKFDLSVEGWRGAAERRRREGGEADA